A DNA window from Enterobacter cloacae subsp. cloacae ATCC 13047 contains the following coding sequences:
- the cpsB gene encoding mannose-1-phosphate guanyltransferase produces the protein MSQTTLYPVVMAGGSGSRLWPLSRVLYPKQFLCLKGDLTMLQTTVNRLQGVECESPVVICNEQHRFIVAEQLRQLNKLTENIILEPAGRNTAPAIALAALAAKRSSPDCDPLMLVLAADHVIQQEEAFRDAVRAAIPYAESGKLVTFGIVPDLPETGYGYIRRGSVTPGEGDSVAFDVAQFVEKPNLETAQAYVASGEYYWNSGMFLFRAGRYLEELQKYRPDILSACEKAMNVVDPDLDFIRVDEAAFLACPEESIDYAVMERTADAVVVPMDAGWSDVGSWSSLWEISAHTPEGNVHHGDVISHKTENSYVYAESGLVTTVGVKDLVVVQTKDAVLIADRNAVQDVKKVVEKIKADGRHEHHIHREVYRPWGKYDSIDAGERYQVKRITVKPGEGLSVQMHHHRAEHWVVVAGTAKVTIDGEVKLLGENESIYIPLGATHCLENPGKIPLDLIEVRSGAYLEEDDIVRFQDRYGRV, from the coding sequence ATGAGTCAAACCACGTTGTATCCGGTTGTGATGGCAGGTGGCTCTGGTAGCCGGTTGTGGCCGCTGTCCCGCGTGCTCTATCCAAAACAGTTCCTCTGCCTGAAAGGGGATCTCACCATGCTGCAAACGACGGTTAACCGTCTGCAGGGTGTGGAGTGTGAAAGCCCGGTGGTGATTTGTAACGAACAGCACCGCTTTATTGTTGCCGAGCAGCTGCGCCAGCTGAACAAACTCACAGAAAACATCATTCTGGAGCCTGCCGGACGAAATACCGCCCCAGCCATTGCCCTGGCGGCGCTGGCGGCAAAACGCAGCAGCCCGGATTGCGATCCGCTGATGCTGGTACTGGCGGCAGACCACGTCATTCAGCAGGAAGAGGCGTTCCGCGACGCAGTGCGGGCGGCCATTCCTTACGCAGAAAGCGGCAAGCTGGTGACCTTCGGCATCGTGCCGGATCTGCCAGAAACCGGCTATGGCTATATCCGCCGCGGCAGCGTGACGCCGGGCGAAGGCGACAGCGTGGCGTTTGACGTGGCGCAGTTCGTTGAGAAACCGAATCTGGAAACCGCGCAGGCCTACGTTGCCAGCGGTGAATACTACTGGAACAGCGGTATGTTCCTGTTCCGCGCCGGTCGCTATCTGGAAGAACTGCAAAAGTATCGTCCGGATATCCTGAGCGCCTGCGAAAAAGCCATGAACGTGGTGGATCCGGATCTCGACTTTATTCGCGTCGACGAAGCCGCTTTCCTCGCCTGCCCGGAAGAGTCCATTGACTATGCGGTGATGGAGCGCACGGCGGATGCGGTGGTGGTGCCGATGGATGCAGGCTGGAGCGATGTTGGCTCCTGGTCCTCCCTGTGGGAGATCAGCGCGCATACCCCGGAGGGTAACGTCCATCACGGTGATGTGATTAGCCACAAAACCGAGAACAGCTACGTCTACGCCGAATCCGGCCTCGTGACCACGGTGGGGGTGAAGGATCTGGTGGTCGTCCAGACCAAAGACGCCGTGCTGATTGCCGACCGTAACGCCGTGCAGGACGTTAAAAAGGTGGTGGAGAAGATCAAAGCCGACGGTCGCCACGAGCACCATATTCACCGCGAAGTGTACCGCCCGTGGGGCAAATACGACTCCATCGATGCGGGCGAACGTTACCAGGTGAAGCGCATTACCGTGAAGCCGGGCGAAGGCCTGTCGGTACAGATGCATCACCATCGTGCCGAGCACTGGGTGGTGGTGGCGGGTACCGCCAAAGTGACCATCGACGGTGAAGTGAAACTGCTCGGTGAAAATGAGTCAATTTATATTCCGCTGGGGGCGACACACTGTCTGGAAAACCCAGGGAAGATACCTCTCGATTTAATTGAAGTGCGCTCCGGCGCGTATCTGGAAGAGGACGATATTGTCCGTTTCCAGGACCGCTACGGTCGGGTGTAA
- the wcaI gene encoding colanic acid biosynthesis fucosyltransferase WcaI, with protein sequence MKILVYGINYSPELTGIGKYTGEMVEWMASQGHDVRVITAPPYYPEWKVGERYSSWRYRREEGAATVWRCPLYVPKQPSTLKRLIHLGSFALSSFFPLMAQRRWKPDRIIGVVPTLFCTPGMRLLGKLSGARTLLHIQDYEVDAMLGLGMAGKGKGGKVAKLASAFERSGLHNVDYVSTISRSMMNKAQEKGVAPEKVIFFPNWSEVARFRDVTEHDAQALRAELGLPDDQKIILYSGNIGEKQGLENVIEAAQQLSEHPWMFVIVGQGGGKARLEKMASERGLTNVKFFPLQSYEALPALLKMGDCHLVVQKRGAADAVLPSKLTNILAVGGNAVITAEAETELGQLCDSYPGIAVCVEPESVPALVTGIEQALAMPKVNTVAREYAERTLEKENVLSQFIADIRG encoded by the coding sequence ATGAAGATCCTCGTATATGGAATCAACTACTCGCCGGAATTGACCGGTATCGGGAAATACACCGGCGAGATGGTCGAGTGGATGGCGAGCCAGGGACATGACGTGCGGGTCATTACCGCGCCGCCGTACTACCCGGAATGGAAAGTGGGCGAGCGCTACTCCAGCTGGCGCTATCGCCGCGAAGAGGGCGCTGCGACCGTCTGGCGTTGCCCGCTGTACGTGCCGAAGCAGCCCTCGACGCTGAAACGTTTAATTCATCTGGGCAGCTTTGCCCTGAGCAGTTTCTTCCCGCTGATGGCGCAGCGTCGCTGGAAGCCGGATCGCATCATCGGCGTGGTACCGACGCTGTTCTGCACGCCGGGCATGCGGCTGCTGGGCAAGCTCTCCGGTGCGCGCACGTTGCTGCACATTCAGGATTATGAAGTCGACGCCATGTTGGGCCTGGGGATGGCAGGTAAAGGCAAGGGTGGCAAAGTGGCGAAACTCGCCAGCGCTTTTGAGCGCAGCGGTCTGCATAACGTGGATTATGTCTCCACCATCTCGCGATCGATGATGAACAAAGCGCAGGAGAAGGGCGTCGCGCCGGAAAAGGTGATCTTTTTCCCGAACTGGTCCGAAGTGGCCCGTTTCCGTGACGTAACAGAACACGACGCGCAGGCGCTTCGCGCAGAGCTCGGTTTGCCTGATGACCAAAAAATCATTCTTTATTCAGGCAATATCGGCGAAAAGCAGGGGCTGGAGAACGTTATCGAGGCGGCTCAACAGCTTAGCGAACATCCGTGGATGTTTGTGATTGTCGGTCAGGGCGGCGGAAAAGCGCGTCTGGAGAAGATGGCCAGTGAACGCGGCCTGACTAACGTGAAATTCTTCCCGCTTCAGTCTTACGAGGCGCTGCCTGCGCTGCTGAAGATGGGTGACTGTCATCTGGTGGTGCAAAAGCGCGGCGCGGCGGATGCGGTGCTGCCGTCCAAGCTGACCAACATTCTGGCCGTGGGCGGGAACGCTGTGATCACGGCAGAAGCCGAAACCGAATTAGGCCAGCTGTGTGACAGCTACCCGGGGATCGCCGTTTGCGTGGAGCCGGAATCGGTTCCGGCGCTGGTGACCGGAATTGAACAGGCACTCGCCATGCCAAAAGTGAACACGGTGGCACGTGAATATGCCGAACGCACGCTCGAGAAAGAGAACGTGCTGAGCCAATTTATTGCAGATATACGGGGATAA
- a CDS encoding GDP-mannose mannosyl hydrolase — protein MFLSQEDFATVVRSTPLISIDLIVENERGEFLLGKRTNRPAQGFWFVPGGRVQKDETLANAFERLTLAELGLQLPMAAGQFYGVWQHFYDDNFSGTGFTTHYIVLGFRLKVSEADLRLPDSQHDDYRWQTPEALLASDNVHDNSRAYFLADRQSEVPGL, from the coding sequence ATGTTTTTAAGTCAGGAAGATTTTGCCACGGTAGTGCGCTCCACTCCGCTCATCTCAATTGATTTGATCGTGGAGAACGAACGCGGCGAGTTCTTGCTGGGGAAACGAACCAATCGTCCTGCTCAGGGCTTCTGGTTCGTGCCCGGCGGGCGCGTGCAGAAGGATGAGACGCTGGCCAACGCGTTTGAGCGTCTCACTCTGGCGGAACTGGGCCTGCAACTGCCGATGGCAGCAGGCCAGTTTTACGGGGTCTGGCAGCACTTCTATGACGATAACTTTTCAGGTACCGGCTTCACCACGCACTACATCGTGCTGGGGTTCCGCCTGAAGGTGAGTGAGGCAGACCTGCGTCTGCCTGATTCTCAGCACGACGACTACCGCTGGCAGACGCCAGAGGCGCTGCTGGCCAGCGACAATGTGCATGACAACAGTCGTGCCTATTTCCTGGCCGATCGTCAGTCTGAGGTGCCGGGACTATGA
- the fcl gene encoding GDP-L-fucose synthase, producing the protein MTKQRIFVAGHRGMVGSAIVRQLEQRGDVEVVVRTRDELNLLDSRAVQDFFANERIDQVYLAAAKVGGIVANNTYPADFIYENMMIESNIIHAAHLHNVNKLLFLGSSCIYPKMAKQPIAESELLQGTLEATNEPYAIAKIAGIKLCESYNRQYNRDYRSVMPTNLYGPHDNFHPSNSHVIPALLRRFHEATAENAPDVVVWGSGTPMREFLHVDDMAAASIHVMELDREVWQENTEPMLSHINVGTGVDCTIRELAQTIAQVVGYKGRVVFDATKPDGTPRKLLDVTRLHQLGWYHEVSLEQGLASTYQWFLENQHRFRG; encoded by the coding sequence ATGACAAAACAACGTATTTTTGTCGCCGGTCATCGCGGAATGGTGGGTTCCGCGATTGTTCGCCAGCTGGAGCAGCGCGGTGACGTGGAAGTGGTTGTCCGTACCCGCGACGAGCTGAATCTGCTCGATAGCCGTGCGGTACAGGACTTCTTTGCCAATGAACGTATCGATCAGGTGTATCTGGCGGCGGCAAAAGTGGGCGGCATTGTCGCTAACAACACTTACCCGGCAGATTTCATCTACGAGAACATGATGATTGAGAGCAACATCATTCACGCGGCACATCTGCACAACGTGAACAAGCTGTTGTTCCTCGGCTCATCCTGTATCTACCCGAAAATGGCGAAACAGCCGATCGCCGAGAGCGAACTGTTGCAGGGGACGCTGGAAGCAACCAACGAGCCGTACGCCATTGCCAAAATTGCCGGGATCAAGCTGTGCGAGTCCTACAACCGTCAGTACAACCGTGACTATCGCTCGGTGATGCCGACCAACCTGTACGGGCCGCACGATAACTTCCACCCGAGCAACTCGCACGTGATCCCGGCGCTGCTGCGTCGTTTCCACGAGGCGACCGCCGAGAACGCACCGGATGTGGTGGTGTGGGGCAGCGGCACGCCGATGCGCGAATTCCTGCACGTGGATGACATGGCCGCGGCCAGCATTCACGTGATGGAGCTGGATCGAGAGGTGTGGCAGGAGAACACCGAGCCGATGCTGTCGCACATCAACGTTGGCACTGGCGTGGATTGCACCATTCGCGAGCTGGCGCAGACCATCGCCCAGGTGGTGGGCTACAAGGGCCGCGTGGTGTTTGACGCCACCAAACCGGACGGCACGCCGCGCAAACTGCTGGACGTCACCCGTCTGCATCAGCTGGGCTGGTATCACGAGGTGTCGCTGGAACAAGGGCTGGCAAGTACCTACCAGTGGTTCCTGGAAAACCAGCACCGCTTCCGGGGGTAA
- the gmd gene encoding GDP-mannose 4,6-dehydratase: MSKVALITGVTGQDGSYLAELLLEKGYEVHGIKRRASSFNTERVDHIYQDPHAANPKFHLHYGDLTDTSNLTRILQEVQPDEVYNLGAMSHVAVSFESPEYTADVDAMGTLRLLEAIRFLGLEKKTRFYQASTSELYGLVQEIPQKETTPFYPRSPYAVAKLYAYWITVNYRESYGMYACNGILFNHESPRRGETFVTRKITRAIANIAQGLESCLHLGNMDSLRDWGHAKDYVKMQWMMLQQEQPEDFVIATGVQYSVRQFVEMAAAQLGIKLRFEGTGVEEKGIVVSVTGHDAPGVKPGDVIVQVDPRYFRPAEVETLLGDPTKAHEKLGWKPETTLQEMVSEMVAKDLEAAKKHSLLKSHGYEVAIALES; this comes from the coding sequence ATGTCTAAAGTCGCTCTCATCACCGGCGTTACCGGGCAGGATGGTTCTTACCTGGCAGAGTTACTGCTGGAAAAAGGTTATGAAGTTCACGGTATTAAGCGTCGTGCTTCTTCTTTCAACACGGAACGTGTGGATCATATTTACCAGGATCCGCATGCGGCGAACCCGAAATTCCATCTGCACTACGGCGACCTGACCGATACCTCCAACCTGACCCGCATCCTGCAGGAAGTACAGCCGGATGAAGTTTACAACCTGGGCGCGATGAGCCACGTAGCGGTTTCTTTCGAATCCCCGGAATACACCGCTGACGTTGACGCCATGGGTACGCTGCGTCTGCTGGAAGCGATTCGTTTCCTCGGCCTTGAGAAGAAAACCCGTTTCTACCAGGCATCCACCTCTGAACTGTACGGTCTGGTGCAGGAAATCCCGCAGAAAGAGACCACCCCGTTCTACCCACGTTCTCCTTACGCGGTAGCCAAACTGTATGCCTACTGGATCACCGTAAACTACCGTGAATCTTACGGCATGTACGCCTGTAACGGCATTCTGTTTAACCACGAATCCCCACGTCGTGGCGAAACCTTTGTGACCCGTAAAATTACCCGCGCTATCGCCAACATCGCTCAGGGTCTGGAATCCTGCCTGCACCTCGGCAACATGGACTCCCTGCGTGACTGGGGCCATGCCAAAGACTACGTGAAGATGCAGTGGATGATGCTGCAGCAGGAGCAGCCAGAAGACTTCGTGATTGCGACCGGTGTGCAGTACTCCGTCCGTCAATTCGTGGAAATGGCTGCCGCACAGCTGGGTATCAAACTGCGCTTCGAAGGCACTGGCGTGGAAGAGAAGGGGATCGTTGTCTCTGTGACCGGCCATGACGCACCGGGCGTGAAACCAGGTGATGTGATTGTGCAGGTTGACCCGCGTTACTTCCGTCCTGCGGAAGTGGAAACCCTGCTGGGCGACCCAACCAAAGCGCACGAGAAACTGGGCTGGAAACCAGAAACCACTCTGCAGGAGATGGTCTCTGAGATGGTAGCCAAAGATCTTGAAGCAGCGAAAAAACACTCCCTGCTCAAATCTCATGGCTACGAGGTTGCCATCGCGCTGGAGTCCTGA
- the wcaF gene encoding colanic acid biosynthesis acetyltransferase WcaF, translating into MQDLNGFTVPKGFRGGNGIKVQLWWAVQATLFAWSPQILYRWRAFLLRLFGAKIGKNVVIRPSVKITYPWKLTLGDYAWVGDDAVLYTLGDITIGANAVVSQKCYLCTGSHDFMSQHFDITASPIVIGEKCWLATDVFVAPGVSVGDGTVVGARSSVFKSLPANKICRGNPAVVIRERVETD; encoded by the coding sequence ATGCAGGATCTTAACGGGTTCACCGTGCCGAAAGGTTTCCGGGGCGGGAACGGAATTAAAGTGCAGTTATGGTGGGCCGTTCAGGCCACCTTATTTGCCTGGTCACCGCAAATACTGTATCGCTGGCGTGCCTTTTTATTGCGTCTGTTTGGCGCAAAAATCGGAAAAAACGTAGTTATTCGTCCATCGGTAAAAATTACTTACCCCTGGAAATTAACGCTTGGCGATTACGCCTGGGTAGGGGATGACGCCGTGTTATATACCCTTGGCGATATCACGATTGGTGCAAACGCAGTGGTGTCACAGAAGTGTTATTTGTGTACCGGCAGCCACGATTTTATGAGTCAGCATTTTGATATTACCGCTTCGCCAATTGTGATTGGCGAAAAATGCTGGCTGGCAACAGATGTATTTGTTGCACCTGGTGTTTCTGTTGGCGATGGCACGGTAGTCGGTGCCCGCAGCAGCGTTTTTAAATCGCTACCGGCAAATAAAATTTGCCGTGGCAACCCCGCAGTGGTGATACGCGAACGCGTTGAAACTGATTAA
- the wcaE gene encoding colanic acid biosynthesis glycosyltransferase WcaE, which translates to MFLSVITVAFRNYEGVVKTWRSLRNLARDPSLSFEWIVVDGGSNDGTAEFLEKLNGEFNLRFVSEKDKGIYDAMNKGINMAQGRYAIFLNSGDVFHDDVAQFARQLARQKDDAMYIGDALLDFGDGHKICRSAKPGWYIYHSLPASHQAIFFPVKGLKKQPYDLQYKVSSDYALAASLYKSGYPFRRIKGLVSEFSMGGVSTSNNLELCQDAKNVQRKILRVPAFWAELSYLFRLRTTGKTKTLYNKA; encoded by the coding sequence ATGTTTCTTAGCGTCATTACTGTTGCCTTTCGTAATTACGAAGGGGTGGTAAAAACCTGGCGCTCGCTGCGCAACCTGGCGCGCGATCCGAGTCTCAGCTTTGAGTGGATCGTGGTCGATGGCGGCTCGAACGATGGCACGGCGGAGTTTCTGGAAAAACTCAACGGTGAGTTCAACTTACGCTTCGTAAGCGAGAAAGATAAAGGCATCTACGATGCGATGAACAAAGGCATTAACATGGCGCAAGGCCGTTATGCCATCTTCCTTAACTCGGGCGATGTGTTCCATGACGATGTGGCGCAATTTGCCCGTCAGCTGGCGCGCCAGAAAGACGACGCGATGTATATTGGCGATGCGCTGCTCGATTTTGGCGACGGGCATAAAATTTGCCGCAGCGCGAAACCCGGCTGGTATATCTATCACAGTTTACCGGCAAGCCATCAGGCCATTTTCTTCCCGGTAAAAGGTCTGAAAAAACAGCCTTACGATCTGCAGTATAAAGTGTCATCAGATTATGCCCTGGCCGCCAGTCTGTATAAATCAGGCTACCCGTTCCGTCGAATTAAAGGGCTGGTGTCTGAATTTTCAATGGGCGGTGTATCCACCTCGAATAATCTGGAATTGTGCCAGGATGCAAAAAACGTACAGCGTAAGATATTACGCGTACCCGCATTCTGGGCGGAATTGTCTTATTTATTCCGCCTGCGCACCACGGGTAAAACGAAAACCTTATATAACAAAGCCTGA
- the wcaD gene encoding colanic acid polymerase WcaD encodes MSRSIRVCSYLLLPLIYLLVNVKIAQLGESFPITIVTFLPALLLLYVDKINLKKLMIALGMGFGLTLFNYIFGQSLDPSKYVTSTMLFVYIVIIIGMVWSIRFKTISPHNYRKILRLFYIAVALIVMLAALEMAQIILTGGSSLMEIISKYLIYSNSYVLNFIKFGGKRTTALYFEPAFFALALISIWLSIKQFGIKTPKTDAMILAGIVLSGSFSGVMTFILFYLLEWAFQYLNKDAIKKKLPLAIISLTVFLVGVIFAFPYISERLGDLGTEGSSSYYRIIGPLVMVGYSLTHIDGVVRFGSLYEYVASFGIFNGADVGKTIDNGLYLLIIYFSWFAVLLTLWYLFKVFKMMINAFGDNQNFRVQLYLFTPVSLFFTGSIFSPEYAFLIVCPFILRKALNITNV; translated from the coding sequence ATGTCTCGTTCTATCAGAGTCTGTAGTTATCTGCTGCTGCCGCTGATCTATCTGCTGGTCAACGTCAAAATTGCCCAGCTTGGCGAAAGCTTCCCGATAACCATTGTGACTTTCTTGCCTGCTCTGCTTCTGTTGTACGTCGATAAAATCAACCTCAAGAAGCTGATGATTGCCTTAGGGATGGGCTTTGGCCTGACGCTGTTTAACTACATCTTTGGCCAGTCGCTGGATCCCAGCAAGTACGTCACCTCTACCATGCTGTTTGTTTATATTGTCATTATTATTGGCATGGTGTGGAGTATTCGTTTTAAAACTATTTCTCCGCACAATTATCGGAAAATCCTCAGGCTCTTTTATATTGCCGTTGCGTTAATTGTTATGCTTGCTGCACTGGAAATGGCGCAAATTATTCTCACCGGTGGTAGCAGCCTGATGGAGATAATTTCGAAATATCTCATTTACAGTAACAGCTATGTACTGAACTTCATTAAGTTTGGCGGTAAGCGTACGACAGCCCTCTATTTTGAACCGGCGTTTTTCGCTCTGGCGTTAATCTCAATTTGGCTCAGCATCAAACAGTTTGGTATCAAAACCCCTAAGACCGATGCTATGATTCTTGCAGGAATCGTTCTGTCTGGTTCGTTCTCAGGGGTCATGACATTTATCCTGTTTTACCTCCTGGAGTGGGCATTCCAGTACCTGAACAAAGATGCGATTAAGAAAAAGCTGCCGCTGGCGATCATCTCCCTGACGGTATTTTTAGTAGGCGTGATATTTGCATTCCCGTATATCTCAGAGCGACTGGGAGATTTGGGAACGGAAGGCTCATCGTCCTATTATCGCATTATCGGGCCGCTGGTGATGGTGGGTTATTCCTTAACCCATATCGACGGTGTAGTAAGATTCGGCTCACTTTACGAATATGTTGCATCATTCGGAATCTTTAACGGTGCGGATGTCGGTAAAACCATAGACAATGGCCTGTATCTGTTAATTATTTATTTTTCGTGGTTCGCCGTACTGTTGACGCTCTGGTATCTGTTTAAAGTTTTCAAAATGATGATTAACGCGTTTGGGGATAACCAGAACTTTCGCGTGCAGCTTTATCTGTTTACGCCAGTGTCGCTGTTTTTTACGGGGTCAATATTTAGCCCGGAATATGCTTTCTTGATTGTCTGTCCGTTTATTCTGCGCAAGGCGCTTAATATTACGAACGTATGA
- the wcaC gene encoding colanic acid biosynthesis glycosyltransferase WcaC, translating to MNILQFNVRLAEGGAAGVALDLHQRALQKGLQSRFIYGYGKGGKKSVSHDSYPQVHKQTPRLTSVANIALFRLFNRDLFGNLNNLYRTVTRTSGPVVLHFHVLHSYWLNLQEVVTFCQKVQAHKPDTRFIWTLHDHWSVTGRCAFTDGCEGWKNACQKCPTLTNYPPVKVDRAHQLVDGKRQQFRDMLSLGCTFISPSQHVADAFNSLYGAGRCQIINNGIDVATEAILAELTPVAETAGKPKIAIVAHDLRYDGKTNQQLVRDMMALGDKIELHTFGKFSPFDGANVVNHGFETDKRKLMSALNGMDALVFSSRVDNYPLILCEALSIGVPVIATHSDAAREVLEKSGGKTFAEQEVLPLVQLPKPQIAQAVFGTDLESFRNRSRKAYSGQQMLEEYVSFYQSL from the coding sequence ATGAACATTCTGCAATTTAACGTCCGTCTCGCCGAGGGCGGGGCGGCTGGCGTGGCGCTGGATCTGCACCAGCGTGCGCTGCAAAAAGGGCTTCAGTCTCGTTTTATCTACGGCTATGGCAAAGGCGGTAAGAAAAGCGTCAGCCACGATAGCTATCCGCAGGTGCACAAGCAGACGCCACGTCTGACGTCTGTCGCCAACATTGCGCTGTTTCGTCTGTTTAACCGCGATCTGTTTGGCAACCTGAACAACCTCTATCGTACGGTCACGCGCACTTCCGGCCCGGTTGTGCTCCATTTTCACGTGCTGCACAGCTACTGGCTGAATCTGCAAGAGGTGGTGACGTTTTGCCAGAAGGTACAGGCTCACAAGCCGGATACCCGCTTCATCTGGACGCTGCACGACCACTGGAGCGTGACCGGGCGCTGTGCGTTCACCGACGGCTGTGAAGGCTGGAAAAACGCCTGCCAGAAGTGCCCGACATTAACCAATTACCCGCCGGTGAAAGTGGATCGCGCTCACCAGCTGGTGGACGGAAAACGTCAGCAGTTCCGCGATATGCTGTCGCTCGGCTGCACGTTTATCTCCCCCAGCCAGCATGTGGCCGATGCTTTTAACAGTCTGTATGGGGCAGGGCGGTGTCAGATCATCAACAACGGGATCGACGTGGCGACGGAAGCGATTCTGGCCGAGTTGACCCCGGTTGCGGAAACCGCAGGCAAACCGAAAATTGCAATCGTCGCTCATGACCTGCGTTACGACGGCAAAACCAACCAGCAGCTGGTGCGCGATATGATGGCGCTGGGTGACAAAATCGAACTGCATACCTTCGGCAAATTCTCGCCGTTCGACGGCGCTAACGTGGTGAATCACGGGTTTGAAACGGATAAGCGCAAGCTGATGAGCGCCCTCAACGGGATGGATGCGCTGGTGTTCAGCTCGCGCGTCGATAACTACCCGCTGATCCTCTGCGAAGCGCTCTCGATTGGCGTGCCGGTGATCGCCACCCACAGCGATGCGGCGCGTGAAGTGCTGGAAAAATCGGGCGGGAAAACGTTCGCGGAACAGGAGGTGCTGCCGCTGGTGCAACTGCCGAAGCCGCAGATTGCGCAGGCCGTTTTTGGCACTGACCTGGAATCGTTCCGCAACCGCAGCCGCAAGGCCTACAGTGGACAACAGATGCTGGAGGAATATGTCTCGTTCTATCAGAGTCTGTAG
- the wcaB gene encoding colanic acid biosynthesis acetyltransferase WcaB, with amino-acid sequence MFLEDCRANSWSLRPCCMVLAYRIAHFCSVWRKKNVLNNLWAAPVLVLYRIITECIFGYEIQAAATIGRRFTIHHGYAVVINKFVVAGDDFTIRHAVTIGNRGPESLACPVIGNNVELGANVVIIGDITIGNNVTIGAGSVVLDSIPDNALVVGEKARVKVIK; translated from the coding sequence ATGTTTCTGGAAGATTGCCGCGCTAACAGCTGGAGCCTGCGCCCGTGCTGCATGGTTCTGGCGTACCGCATCGCGCATTTCTGCTCGGTGTGGCGTAAGAAAAATGTTCTGAACAACCTCTGGGCGGCACCGGTTCTGGTGCTGTACCGAATTATCACCGAATGCATTTTTGGCTATGAAATTCAGGCTGCGGCCACCATCGGCCGCCGCTTTACCATTCACCACGGCTATGCGGTGGTCATCAATAAGTTCGTGGTCGCCGGGGATGATTTCACTATTCGTCATGCGGTCACCATCGGCAACCGGGGGCCGGAGAGCCTGGCCTGCCCGGTCATCGGCAACAACGTCGAGCTGGGGGCGAACGTGGTGATCATTGGCGACATTACCATTGGTAACAACGTCACGATTGGTGCAGGCAGCGTGGTGCTGGACAGCATTCCGGATAACGCGCTGGTAGTGGGCGAAAAAGCCCGCGTGAAGGTGATCAAATGA
- the wcaA gene encoding colanic acid biosynthesis glycosyltransferase WcaA, with protein sequence MTTQRPLVSIYMPTWNRQQLAIRAIKSVLRQDYDNWELIIVDDCSSSYEQLQKFVTDLNDPRVSYTHNAINSGACAVRNQAIMQAKGQYLTGIDDDDEWTPNRLSIFLSHKEQLVTHAFLYANDYVCQGEVYSQPASLPLYPKSPYSRRLFYKRNIIGNQVFTWAWRFKECLFDTELKAAQDYDIFLRMVVEYGEPWKVEEATQILHINHGEMQITSSPKKFSGYFHFYRKHKDKFDRASRKYQLFTLYQIRNKRMTWRTLLTLFSVRNGKRLADGLRGK encoded by the coding sequence ATGACCACACAACGCCCTTTAGTTTCTATTTATATGCCGACATGGAATCGTCAGCAGCTGGCGATCCGTGCAATCAAATCGGTGCTGCGCCAGGATTACGATAACTGGGAGCTGATCATTGTTGATGACTGTTCCTCTTCGTATGAGCAGCTGCAAAAGTTTGTCACTGACCTCAATGACCCGCGTGTCAGCTATACCCATAACGCGATCAACTCCGGGGCGTGTGCGGTGCGTAATCAGGCAATTATGCAGGCCAAAGGGCAGTATCTGACCGGCATCGACGACGATGACGAGTGGACACCAAACCGGCTGTCCATTTTCCTGTCGCACAAGGAACAACTGGTCACGCACGCTTTCCTGTATGCCAACGACTATGTCTGTCAGGGCGAGGTTTACTCGCAGCCTGCCAGCCTGCCGCTGTACCCGAAATCACCATACTCTCGCCGCCTGTTCTACAAGCGCAACATCATCGGCAATCAGGTGTTCACCTGGGCGTGGCGCTTTAAAGAGTGCCTGTTCGATACCGAACTGAAGGCCGCGCAGGATTACGACATCTTCCTGCGAATGGTGGTGGAGTATGGCGAGCCGTGGAAGGTGGAAGAGGCCACGCAGATCCTGCACATCAACCACGGGGAGATGCAAATCACCTCCTCACCAAAAAAATTCTCGGGTTACTTCCATTTCTACCGCAAGCACAAGGATAAGTTTGACCGTGCCAGCCGGAAGTACCAGCTCTTTACCCTCTATCAGATCCGCAATAAGCGGATGACCTGGCGTACCTTGCTGACGCTGTTTTCCGTGCGCAACGGCAAGCGACTGGCTGATGGACTGCGGGGGAAATAA